From Quercus lobata isolate SW786 chromosome 1, ValleyOak3.0 Primary Assembly, whole genome shotgun sequence, one genomic window encodes:
- the LOC115984572 gene encoding uncharacterized protein LOC115984572 isoform X2, whose translation MSAEGLKYDDVVEGKGPIAEKGSTVQVHFDCMYCGITALSSRESKLLAGNRSIAQPYEFKVGAPPGKERKRDLADNPNGLFSAQAAPKPPAAMYSITEGMKLGGKRTVIIPPEAGYGQKGMNEIPVAEMEAILQQHNNTMPSRDVLVSLADKFSESPDRKGKITVQMKQVWNWFQNRRYAIRAKLSKAPGKLNVSPMPRDDSTPVINVPQSISAPIPAPSVFQSSNFCKLCDKGERLNGKNLELPEGSERKEYIIGDLGYSLLPYLIIPYEGKELLESRAEFNRRHHATQMVAHRAFARLKDVENYSRSDVEARQT comes from the exons ATGT CAGCTGAGGGATTAAAATACGATGATGTTGTTGAGGGAAAGGGTCCTATAGCTGAAAAAGGATCAACAGTTCAG GTGCACTTTGACTGCATGTACTGTGGGATTACAGCTTTGTCAAGTCGAGAATCTAAACTCTTGGCTGGAAATCGTAGTATTGCCCAG CCATATGAATTCAAAGTTGGAGCTCCTCCAGGCAAAGAAAGGAAACGTGACCTTGCAGACAACCCAAATGGTCTGTTTTCTGCACAGGCTGCACCTAAACCCCCAGCAGCTATGTACTCAATAACTGAAGGGATGAAATTAGGGGGAAAG CGAACTGTGATTATTCCTCCAGAGGCTGGGTATGGCCAAAAGGGAATGAATGAAATCCCA GTTGCAGAGATGGAAGCTATTTTGCAACAACACAATAATACGATGCCATCACGTGATGTCCTTGTGTCACTTGCAGATAAGTTCAG TGAGTCACCGGATCGTAAAGGCAAGATTACAGTTCAAATGAAGCAA GTTTGGAATTGGTTCCAAAATAGGCGATATGCTATAAGGGCAAAACTAAGTAAAGCTCCTGGGAAGTTAAATGTGTCTCCTATGCCTCGGGATGATTCAACTCCAGTGATAAATGTGCCTCAGTCAATTTCTGCCCCTATACCGGCTCCTTCAG TGTTTCAGAGTTCAAACTTCTGCAAACTATGTGATAAAGGAGAGAGGTTGAATGGGAAAAATTTAGAGCTCCCCGAAGGATCAGAAAGAAAGGAATACATAATCGGGGATTTAGGCTATTCTTTACTTCCCTATCTTATCATCCCCTATGAAGGGAAAGAACTCCTTGAGTCAAGAGCTGAATTCAATAGGCGGCATCATGCCACTCAGATGGTGGCGCACAGGGCATTTGCAAGATTGAAAGACGTGGAGAATTATTCAAGGAGTGATGTGGAGGCCCGACAAACATAG
- the LOC115984572 gene encoding uncharacterized protein LOC115984572 isoform X4, with product MQYPFLHIPNTIRDSISVKCIRISTPFECVHFDCMYCGITALSSRESKLLAGNRSIAQPYEFKVGAPPGKERKRDLADNPNGLFSAQAAPKPPAAMYSITEGMKLGGKRTVIIPPEAGYGQKGMNEIPVAEMEAILQQHNNTMPSRDVLVSLADKFSESPDRKGKITVQMKQVWNWFQNRRYAIRAKLSKAPGKLNVSPMPRDDSTPVINVPQSISAPIPAPSEFKLLQTM from the exons ATGCAGTACCCCTTCCTCCACATACCAAACACTATACGAGACAGCATAAGCGTAAAATGCATTAGGATCAGCACCCCATTTGAATGT GTGCACTTTGACTGCATGTACTGTGGGATTACAGCTTTGTCAAGTCGAGAATCTAAACTCTTGGCTGGAAATCGTAGTATTGCCCAG CCATATGAATTCAAAGTTGGAGCTCCTCCAGGCAAAGAAAGGAAACGTGACCTTGCAGACAACCCAAATGGTCTGTTTTCTGCACAGGCTGCACCTAAACCCCCAGCAGCTATGTACTCAATAACTGAAGGGATGAAATTAGGGGGAAAG CGAACTGTGATTATTCCTCCAGAGGCTGGGTATGGCCAAAAGGGAATGAATGAAATCCCA GTTGCAGAGATGGAAGCTATTTTGCAACAACACAATAATACGATGCCATCACGTGATGTCCTTGTGTCACTTGCAGATAAGTTCAG TGAGTCACCGGATCGTAAAGGCAAGATTACAGTTCAAATGAAGCAA GTTTGGAATTGGTTCCAAAATAGGCGATATGCTATAAGGGCAAAACTAAGTAAAGCTCCTGGGAAGTTAAATGTGTCTCCTATGCCTCGGGATGATTCAACTCCAGTGATAAATGTGCCTCAGTCAATTTCTGCCCCTATACCGGCTCCTTCAG AGTTCAAACTTCTGCAAACTATGTGA
- the LOC115984572 gene encoding uncharacterized protein LOC115984572 isoform X3, translated as MSEGLKYDDVVEGKGPIAEKGSTVQVHFDCMYCGITALSSRESKLLAGNRSIAQPYEFKVGAPPGKERKRDLADNPNGLFSAQAAPKPPAAMYSITEGMKLGGKRTVIIPPEAGYGQKGMNEIPVAEMEAILQQHNNTMPSRDVLVSLADKFSESPDRKGKITVQMKQVWNWFQNRRYAIRAKLSKAPGKLNVSPMPRDDSTPVINVPQSISAPIPAPSVFQSSNFCKLCDKGERLNGKNLELPEGSERKEYIIGDLGYSLLPYLIIPYEGKELLESRAEFNRRHHATQMVAHRAFARLKDVENYSRSDVEARQT; from the exons ATGT CTGAGGGATTAAAATACGATGATGTTGTTGAGGGAAAGGGTCCTATAGCTGAAAAAGGATCAACAGTTCAG GTGCACTTTGACTGCATGTACTGTGGGATTACAGCTTTGTCAAGTCGAGAATCTAAACTCTTGGCTGGAAATCGTAGTATTGCCCAG CCATATGAATTCAAAGTTGGAGCTCCTCCAGGCAAAGAAAGGAAACGTGACCTTGCAGACAACCCAAATGGTCTGTTTTCTGCACAGGCTGCACCTAAACCCCCAGCAGCTATGTACTCAATAACTGAAGGGATGAAATTAGGGGGAAAG CGAACTGTGATTATTCCTCCAGAGGCTGGGTATGGCCAAAAGGGAATGAATGAAATCCCA GTTGCAGAGATGGAAGCTATTTTGCAACAACACAATAATACGATGCCATCACGTGATGTCCTTGTGTCACTTGCAGATAAGTTCAG TGAGTCACCGGATCGTAAAGGCAAGATTACAGTTCAAATGAAGCAA GTTTGGAATTGGTTCCAAAATAGGCGATATGCTATAAGGGCAAAACTAAGTAAAGCTCCTGGGAAGTTAAATGTGTCTCCTATGCCTCGGGATGATTCAACTCCAGTGATAAATGTGCCTCAGTCAATTTCTGCCCCTATACCGGCTCCTTCAG TGTTTCAGAGTTCAAACTTCTGCAAACTATGTGATAAAGGAGAGAGGTTGAATGGGAAAAATTTAGAGCTCCCCGAAGGATCAGAAAGAAAGGAATACATAATCGGGGATTTAGGCTATTCTTTACTTCCCTATCTTATCATCCCCTATGAAGGGAAAGAACTCCTTGAGTCAAGAGCTGAATTCAATAGGCGGCATCATGCCACTCAGATGGTGGCGCACAGGGCATTTGCAAGATTGAAAGACGTGGAGAATTATTCAAGGAGTGATGTGGAGGCCCGACAAACATAG
- the LOC115984572 gene encoding uncharacterized protein LOC115984572 isoform X1: protein MQYPFLHIPNTIRDSISVKCIRISTPFECVHFDCMYCGITALSSRESKLLAGNRSIAQPYEFKVGAPPGKERKRDLADNPNGLFSAQAAPKPPAAMYSITEGMKLGGKRTVIIPPEAGYGQKGMNEIPVAEMEAILQQHNNTMPSRDVLVSLADKFSESPDRKGKITVQMKQVWNWFQNRRYAIRAKLSKAPGKLNVSPMPRDDSTPVINVPQSISAPIPAPSVFQSSNFCKLCDKGERLNGKNLELPEGSERKEYIIGDLGYSLLPYLIIPYEGKELLESRAEFNRRHHATQMVAHRAFARLKDVENYSRSDVEARQT, encoded by the exons ATGCAGTACCCCTTCCTCCACATACCAAACACTATACGAGACAGCATAAGCGTAAAATGCATTAGGATCAGCACCCCATTTGAATGT GTGCACTTTGACTGCATGTACTGTGGGATTACAGCTTTGTCAAGTCGAGAATCTAAACTCTTGGCTGGAAATCGTAGTATTGCCCAG CCATATGAATTCAAAGTTGGAGCTCCTCCAGGCAAAGAAAGGAAACGTGACCTTGCAGACAACCCAAATGGTCTGTTTTCTGCACAGGCTGCACCTAAACCCCCAGCAGCTATGTACTCAATAACTGAAGGGATGAAATTAGGGGGAAAG CGAACTGTGATTATTCCTCCAGAGGCTGGGTATGGCCAAAAGGGAATGAATGAAATCCCA GTTGCAGAGATGGAAGCTATTTTGCAACAACACAATAATACGATGCCATCACGTGATGTCCTTGTGTCACTTGCAGATAAGTTCAG TGAGTCACCGGATCGTAAAGGCAAGATTACAGTTCAAATGAAGCAA GTTTGGAATTGGTTCCAAAATAGGCGATATGCTATAAGGGCAAAACTAAGTAAAGCTCCTGGGAAGTTAAATGTGTCTCCTATGCCTCGGGATGATTCAACTCCAGTGATAAATGTGCCTCAGTCAATTTCTGCCCCTATACCGGCTCCTTCAG TGTTTCAGAGTTCAAACTTCTGCAAACTATGTGATAAAGGAGAGAGGTTGAATGGGAAAAATTTAGAGCTCCCCGAAGGATCAGAAAGAAAGGAATACATAATCGGGGATTTAGGCTATTCTTTACTTCCCTATCTTATCATCCCCTATGAAGGGAAAGAACTCCTTGAGTCAAGAGCTGAATTCAATAGGCGGCATCATGCCACTCAGATGGTGGCGCACAGGGCATTTGCAAGATTGAAAGACGTGGAGAATTATTCAAGGAGTGATGTGGAGGCCCGACAAACATAG